The window CCTTTCTGGTTTGCATTCAGCAGGGGATTGTCTTTGCCTCCTTCATTGGCTTCATGATGCTCAATAACAAGATTTGCGATTTCAAAAAGAAGATTTGAGCTTCCTCTATAACCGATGTTCAATCGGTGAGCCGCACCCACCCTATCGAACAGGGGAAGGCCAATCCGATACAAGGGGATGCCCAACCTTTGAGAAGCTCCCCTTCCATGAGAATGGGTGAGAATCAGATCGGCTCCTCGGGCCCTAATCTCCAGATCTTCCAGATCTCCTATCACCACTTCTTCACAGGGCATGTTATGGAGCAGAACAGAGTCAGTGGTCGTCACCGCCGCCGGAAGTAAAGCTCCCATTTCAACCATGAAATTCCCGATCGCCCATAATAGATCAGGCTCGGCTCCGAGGGCTACTTTGAGTCCTCCAAAATAAAATTGGCAATCAAGCATGGCATCAACGAGCTGAGATCTCTGGCGGCGGTATTTTCCCGGGACAGGTTTTCCCGACAAACCACTGAGCCGTTCCATGAAAAGATCAACAGGGCTAAGGCCGGTGAGACGATCAAAAATATAAAAAGGAACACCCGTCTTCATTTCCAAGGTCAAAGCCGCTGCCCGCATCTGTTCGCCGATAGCAAGGGTAACTAGCGACTTTCCCATTTCTTTTATCATTCCAAGCTCGGTACCTCCCGTTGTCGTTGGTGAAAAATCCTCGGGAACATGACCGTCAAGAGAACCTGAAATATCGGGCAGGATAATGGCTGACAAGCCAAAATCTTCGACTATTTGCTTGATCTCTTCGATGTCCGCCGGTGTCAGATGACTACCAGGCAAGATGTTGATTTGACCTTTTGTCGTTTGAGGAGAAGCTTCGACGTGCTCTTCTATTATTTTTGTTACAGCCTTTGCCCATCCATCCTGGAATGCCCCTACAAAATCGGGAGTGGAAACATAAACAAGCTTGCAATCGTCGATCTCGGGATGCCTATCGCGGACGATTTTTATATAACTTTCCACATCGTCGCCTTTTGTTTCGGTAAGCCCGGTTGAGCAGATCCCGATCAATGAAGGCTTTGCCCTTTTATAAATATTTACCGCCGCCTGTTCAATGTTATCGAGTCCTCCCATGATCGTTGTGACTTCGTTCATGGCCGTCGTTTGCAACGGGATCATTTCCCGGAAATGGCGGACGAAAAGGACAAGGCCAAAGGCCGTGCAGCCTTGAGAGCCATGGAGAACCGGCATGCACCGGTTTATTCCCATGAAGGCAAGCGCCCCGCCGATAGGTTGGCTCATCTTCAGAGGGCTTACCGAACAAGCTTTTTTGCTGGAGATTATTTTTGCCATACCTTTCTTAGTCCCACGGAGCCGCGGTCTTGACTACTTTCCAAACCGGATTGCTTAACGCCCGATCGATCTGATCAACCAGGTTAACCATTCCTTCATATCCGGCATAGGCATGATGTCTTTCTTGGTTTATGTCTAGCCAGGGGACCTTGGCTTTCAAAGCTACAAATTGGGATCTCCCACCAGAAAGCAGTATGTCGGCCTGGGCTTCCTTGAGCATCTTGTACATTTCCTTCGGCGTCATGTCTTCAATCAAGTGAGCCTCCTCACCCATGATTTTCTTTATCCTTTCCTTGTCTTCCGCAGTGGATTTTTTGACACTCGTCCCAACCACGATCATGCCTACCTCTTGTAAAGCGGAAACAACGGACCAGGACTTGACCCCGCCTGTTATTAACAAGACCCTTTTCCCGGAAAGTTTCTTCTTGTATCTTTCCATCCTTTGCCAAGCCTTCTGCTCTTCGTGGCGGATTAAAATTTCTGTTCGAGAAAGCAGTTCTTCGGGGGCTCCCCTTTGCACAAGAAGCCTCGCTATATTCCTTAAAGCTTCGCTCATATCCGAAATTCCATAAAAGGAGCCCTCAAAAAAAGGGATGCCATAACGTTCTTCCATCTTCCTAGCAATGTTGATCATCGCCTTGGAGCAGACAAGCATTGCCGCCCGGGCCCTATGACAGCTCGCTATTTCCTTGTATCGGCTATCTCCAGAGATGCAGGCCGCAATTCGAATACCCAACTTGTCGAAAAGGGGCTTTACTTGCCACAATTCACCCGCCAGGTTATACTCGCCTATGATGTTAATATCAAACGGGGTCGTTATTTCCGGCTCTTCAGTCCCTATCACGTAGTCCAAAAGGGCTTCCCCGGCGAGTTTATTCCCAAGGTTTTTACTTCCTGCAAAACCCGGGGATTGCACGGGCACTACGGGTACTCCAAATTTTTCCTTTGCTGCCTTGCAGACCGCTTCCAGGTCATCCCCGATCAACGCGGGAATGCATGTGTTATACACAAATACGGCCGGGGGCTTATACCTTTCAATCGCCTCTTTTATGGCTTTGAATAACTTCTTTTCCCCTCCATAAATCACGTCCATTTCGTTCATATCCGTCGTAAAGCCCAGGCGGTAAAGCAGGGGACCGGAAGATTTCGAGCCCCTGTTATCCCAGGAATTACCTTCACAGGCTATAGGGCCATGAACAAGATGAACGACATCCGTAATAGGCTGCAAGGCGATCTTCGCCCCATCGAATGCACAGCCTCCGGCTGCAGCCCCCGGTTGCAGTATTTTCGTGCATCCCTTCTTCCTTTCCTTGTCTGATTTAGAAAGGTTCTTCTGGCAGGCGGGTTCCTGGAAAACTTCCTGGATTTTTGCCGAAAGAGCGTTCATTTAACCATCTCCTTGCAGCCCTTTTCCCCCAATCAACCGTTAACGGATTATGTCGAAGCTGTAATCGGATTTCGCCGGAACAATCGTATTTTTGTCCATCTCGTCGAAAATCTTGTCGAGGATCCATACCAATACATTCAACCCACCTTGATATCCCCAAATGGGATAACGGTGGTGATGATGCCTATCAAATAACGGGAATCCTATGCGGATTAAAGGAGTGCCGGTGTCTCTCTCGAGGTACTTGGCATAGGTATTACCGATCAGAAAATCAACCGGCTCGGTAAAGAGAAGGGAGCGCATATGCCAAAGGTCTTTTCCCGCATAAACATTGCCATTTTTACCAAATGGAGAAGAGTTTAGAAGCGCCTTGGCTTTTTCCTCCCATTCCTTCCCCCCGTTTGTACATAACACATGTACAGGTTCGGCTCCAAGTTCCAGTAAGAATCCGGTCAACCCAAGGGCCATATCCGGATCCCCGAATAGGGCAAAACGTTTCCCATGGATATGAGCGGTGGAATCGGCTATGGCATCAACTAACCTACCCCTTTCTCTCTCAAGTTCTTCCGGGATGGGTTTACCGGATAACCGGCTGATCTCCATAAGCAGTTCATCGGTAGCACGCACCCCGATAGGACAATGAAAAGCAGTCGTTTCTTGCCCTTTCTCGGCAATGTAAGGAAGGGTTTTTTCCGTGCAAAATCCTTGAATCGAGATCGTGGCTTTTGAATGGATGGCTTCGGAAATATCCGACAGTTTCGTTCCCCCGTCGTACATTCGGAAGGTGCCGTCCGTAGGGGTATCCCACACATCGCTATTATCCGAGATGATCAGGTAATTGACCCCCATCAGATTTAATATCCTTTTGAGTTCACGCATGTTCCCAACGGTATAGGGATCAAAACCGCCGATAATATTTATTCTATCCACGGGCTTTCTCTGCAGGGGAGGAATAGTCTGCGCTTTGCCGTCCCAAAAATAACTAAGAATGCCTTTCATCATGTTGTCGTAGCCTGTGACATGGCTTCCGACGAAAGAAGGGGTGTGGGCAAAGGGAACGTCAAAGTCCATGGGAATACTCCCTTTATCCCGGGCGTTCTTTATAAACGCATTAAGATCATCCCCAATCACTTCAGCCATGCAAGTCGTCGAAACGGCGATCATTTTTGGCTTATAGAGAGAATAAGAATTGGCTAATCCATCGATCATGTTGTTGAGACCGCCGAAAACCGCTGCATCTTCAGTCATGGACGAGGAAACACAACTTGAAGGCTCCTTGAAATGCCTGCTGAAATGGCTTCGAAAATAAGCCACGCAACCCTGGGAGCCATGGACAAACGGCAACGTCCCTTCGAATCCGACAGCCGCAAAAATGGCTCCCAGGGGTTGGCAGGCTTTGGAAGGATTTATGGAAATAGCTTCCCTGGCAAAATTTTTTTCCCTGTAGTCCCAGCTCTTCGTCCACTCCCTAATTTTTTCCACCTCTTCAGCGGGAGCTGGGTTTTCAAATTCACACTTTTTCTTTTCGAACATCCGCAAGTACTGCGGCTGTCTAAACAAGTTAAAATGATCGAGAACGTTTTCCGCATTTTGGCTCTTAGTTCCATCCATATTTTCCATAATCCTTTCCTCCATCGGTGGTTCAGTTTAATCGCCCTTTTAAGATTTTGTTTTCCATGGAGCAGCAGTCATTTTCCAGACCGGATTGTTAATGGCCATGTCCATGTCCCGAGCAAAGATGGCAAAACCATCGTAACCATGGTAAGGACCGGAATAGTCCCAGGAATGCATCTGGCGAAAGGGAAAACCCATTTTCTGGAAAACGTACTTTTCTTTAATTCCCGAACCGACAAGATCGGGTTTAAGCGCTTCGACAAACTTTTCAAATTCATAACCGGTGACATCATCATAAATAAGGGTCCCATCCTTCACATAATGGGTTGTTCTTTGGTAGTCATCGTTATGACCAAATTCATATCCGGTTCCGATCACTTCCATTCCCAAATCTTCATAAGCTCCAATCACATGCCTTGGCCTTAGTCCTCCCACAAAAAGCATCACTTTTTTACCTTCCAACCGAGGCCTATACTTGGCGATTACGGAATCGACCATGGGCTTGTACTTCTCGATAACCTTTTCGGCTCCTTCCTTGATTTTATCGTCAAAGAAGCCGGCAATTTTTCTCAAGGATTCGGCAATTTTCGTCGGCCCAAAAAAATTATATTCTACCCAAGGGATGCCGAATTTCTCTTCCATGTATCGGCTGATATAGTTCATCGACCGATAACAATGGAGAATGTTGAGCTTGACTCTAGGCGTCCTTTCTAATTCCTTTAAGCTGCCGTCACCCGACCATTGTGCTACGACCCGCAATCCCATTTCTTCAAGGAGTATCCGCGAAGACCAAGCGTCTCCTCCGATGTTGTAATCGCCGATAATAGCCACATCGTAGGGACTACCCTGGAAATCCTCTTTTCTTCCAGATGTCTTTTCCAATACCCAATCCCGGATACTGTCGTTGGCTATATGATGGCCTAAGGATTGAGAAACCCCTCTGAAGCCTTCGCAACGGACAGGCACAATTGTTTTCCCACCGAAATCTCGACTTTTGGCCTTAGCCACGGCCTCTATATCATCTCCAATGAGCCCGATGGGGCATTCGGACTGAATGGTAATTCCTTTATTGAGGGGAAAGAGTTGTTGGAGTTCCTCAAGAGCCTTGGCCAGTTTTTTGTCCCCTCCAAAAACAATGTCCCTTTCCTGGAAATCCGTCGTAAACTGCATGGTTACAAAGGTATCAACCCCGGTAGTCCCGATGTAATAGTTCCTTCGTGAAGCCCAAGAATACTGCCCGCAACCCACGGGGCCATGACTGATGTGGATCATGTCTTTTATGGGTCCCCATACTACCCCTTTGGAGCCTGCATACGCACACCCTCTTATGGTCATCACCCCGGGTAAAGATTTAATGTTCGATTTGACTCCACAATCGGTCTTGCCCGATTCAAACGTGTTGAGATGTTTTTCTCTCTTCTTTGCCGTCTTTTCTGGATAGGCTTTAAGGACTTCCTTGATGAGGGCCTTGTTTTTTTCTTTTAGATTGGACGCTTGTCCGCTATCGATCGTCAGACTCATA is drawn from Methylacidiphilum infernorum V4 and contains these coding sequences:
- the nifN gene encoding nitrogenase iron-molybdenum cofactor biosynthesis protein NifN; amino-acid sequence: MAKIISSKKACSVSPLKMSQPIGGALAFMGINRCMPVLHGSQGCTAFGLVLFVRHFREMIPLQTTAMNEVTTIMGGLDNIEQAAVNIYKRAKPSLIGICSTGLTETKGDDVESYIKIVRDRHPEIDDCKLVYVSTPDFVGAFQDGWAKAVTKIIEEHVEASPQTTKGQINILPGSHLTPADIEEIKQIVEDFGLSAIILPDISGSLDGHVPEDFSPTTTGGTELGMIKEMGKSLVTLAIGEQMRAAALTLEMKTGVPFYIFDRLTGLSPVDLFMERLSGLSGKPVPGKYRRQRSQLVDAMLDCQFYFGGLKVALGAEPDLLWAIGNFMVEMGALLPAAVTTTDSVLLHNMPCEEVVIGDLEDLEIRARGADLILTHSHGRGASQRLGIPLYRIGLPLFDRVGAAHRLNIGYRGSSNLLFEIANLVIEHHEANEGGKDNPLLNANQKGFNHESCFCNTGFNES
- the nifE gene encoding nitrogenase iron-molybdenum cofactor biosynthesis protein NifE, with product MNALSAKIQEVFQEPACQKNLSKSDKERKKGCTKILQPGAAAGGCAFDGAKIALQPITDVVHLVHGPIACEGNSWDNRGSKSSGPLLYRLGFTTDMNEMDVIYGGEKKLFKAIKEAIERYKPPAVFVYNTCIPALIGDDLEAVCKAAKEKFGVPVVPVQSPGFAGSKNLGNKLAGEALLDYVIGTEEPEITTPFDINIIGEYNLAGELWQVKPLFDKLGIRIAACISGDSRYKEIASCHRARAAMLVCSKAMINIARKMEERYGIPFFEGSFYGISDMSEALRNIARLLVQRGAPEELLSRTEILIRHEEQKAWQRMERYKKKLSGKRVLLITGGVKSWSVVSALQEVGMIVVGTSVKKSTAEDKERIKKIMGEEAHLIEDMTPKEMYKMLKEAQADILLSGGRSQFVALKAKVPWLDINQERHHAYAGYEGMVNLVDQIDRALSNPVWKVVKTAAPWD
- the nifK gene encoding nitrogenase molybdenum-iron protein subunit beta — translated: MENMDGTKSQNAENVLDHFNLFRQPQYLRMFEKKKCEFENPAPAEEVEKIREWTKSWDYREKNFAREAISINPSKACQPLGAIFAAVGFEGTLPFVHGSQGCVAYFRSHFSRHFKEPSSCVSSSMTEDAAVFGGLNNMIDGLANSYSLYKPKMIAVSTTCMAEVIGDDLNAFIKNARDKGSIPMDFDVPFAHTPSFVGSHVTGYDNMMKGILSYFWDGKAQTIPPLQRKPVDRINIIGGFDPYTVGNMRELKRILNLMGVNYLIISDNSDVWDTPTDGTFRMYDGGTKLSDISEAIHSKATISIQGFCTEKTLPYIAEKGQETTAFHCPIGVRATDELLMEISRLSGKPIPEELERERGRLVDAIADSTAHIHGKRFALFGDPDMALGLTGFLLELGAEPVHVLCTNGGKEWEEKAKALLNSSPFGKNGNVYAGKDLWHMRSLLFTEPVDFLIGNTYAKYLERDTGTPLIRIGFPLFDRHHHHRYPIWGYQGGLNVLVWILDKIFDEMDKNTIVPAKSDYSFDIIR
- the nifD gene encoding nitrogenase molybdenum-iron protein alpha chain codes for the protein MSLTIDSGQASNLKEKNKALIKEVLKAYPEKTAKKREKHLNTFESGKTDCGVKSNIKSLPGVMTIRGCAYAGSKGVVWGPIKDMIHISHGPVGCGQYSWASRRNYYIGTTGVDTFVTMQFTTDFQERDIVFGGDKKLAKALEELQQLFPLNKGITIQSECPIGLIGDDIEAVAKAKSRDFGGKTIVPVRCEGFRGVSQSLGHHIANDSIRDWVLEKTSGRKEDFQGSPYDVAIIGDYNIGGDAWSSRILLEEMGLRVVAQWSGDGSLKELERTPRVKLNILHCYRSMNYISRYMEEKFGIPWVEYNFFGPTKIAESLRKIAGFFDDKIKEGAEKVIEKYKPMVDSVIAKYRPRLEGKKVMLFVGGLRPRHVIGAYEDLGMEVIGTGYEFGHNDDYQRTTHYVKDGTLIYDDVTGYEFEKFVEALKPDLVGSGIKEKYVFQKMGFPFRQMHSWDYSGPYHGYDGFAIFARDMDMAINNPVWKMTAAPWKTKS